One window of Sinorhizobium numidicum genomic DNA carries:
- the fabA gene encoding 3-hydroxyacyl-[acyl-carrier-protein] dehydratase FabA: MTTRQSSFSYEEILTCGRGEMFGPGNAQLPLPPMLMFNRITDISETGGPHDKGYVRAEFDITPDLWFFPCHFMGDPVMPGCLGLDAMWQLTGFFLGWLGEPGKGRALSTGEVKFTGMVTPKTKLVEYGIDFKRVMRGRLVLGIADGWMKADGELMYKATDLRVGLFQEKAD; encoded by the coding sequence ATGACCACCAGGCAATCCAGCTTCAGCTATGAGGAAATCCTGACCTGCGGCCGAGGCGAAATGTTTGGCCCCGGCAATGCGCAACTGCCGCTGCCGCCGATGCTGATGTTCAATCGCATCACCGACATTTCCGAGACCGGCGGTCCTCACGACAAGGGCTATGTCCGAGCCGAGTTCGACATCACGCCGGACCTCTGGTTCTTCCCCTGCCATTTTATGGGCGATCCTGTCATGCCCGGCTGCCTCGGTCTCGACGCGATGTGGCAATTGACCGGTTTCTTCCTCGGCTGGCTCGGCGAGCCCGGCAAGGGCCGCGCGCTTTCCACCGGCGAGGTGAAGTTCACGGGCATGGTGACGCCGAAAACCAAGCTGGTAGAATACGGCATCGACTTCAAGCGCGTGATGCGCGGCCGTCTGGTCCTCGGTATCGCCGACGGCTGGATGAAGGCCGACGGCGAACTGATGTACAAGGCTACCGACCTCCGGGTCGGCCTTTTCCAGGAAAAGGCCGACTGA
- the irrA gene encoding iron response transcriptional regulator IrrA: MTKATGMCSQEKLRKSGLRPTRQRVALADLIFAKGDRHLTVEELHEEAIEAGVPVSLATVYNTLHQFTEAGMIRVLAVESAKTYFDTNVSDHHHFFIEGENEVRDIPVSNIQIDNLPEAPEGMEISHVDVVIRLRRKSER, encoded by the coding sequence ATGACGAAAGCAACAGGAATGTGCTCGCAGGAAAAGCTGCGCAAATCGGGTTTGCGCCCGACGCGCCAGCGTGTCGCGCTTGCAGATCTGATCTTCGCCAAGGGCGACCGGCACCTGACCGTCGAGGAGCTTCACGAGGAGGCCATCGAGGCCGGTGTCCCGGTGTCGCTCGCGACCGTCTACAACACGCTCCACCAGTTCACCGAAGCGGGTATGATCCGCGTTCTCGCCGTTGAGAGCGCCAAGACTTATTTCGACACGAATGTCTCGGATCACCACCATTTCTTCATCGAGGGTGAGAACGAGGTCCGCGATATTCCGGTGAGCAACATTCAGATCGACAACCTGCCCGAGGCGCCGGAAGGCATGGAGATCTCGCATGTCGATGTCGTGATCCGCCTGCGCCGCAAATCCGAGCGCTGA
- a CDS encoding YdcF family protein, translating to MFLASKIFWLVAQPLSFAFLSLFAGLLLMLARFRRSGGIFGLIGLAVLFVSLFTTTGSYFLQILENRFARPSPPPAELSCIIVLGGAFENVVIASRGGMEFNQAAERFVETLRLARAYPAARIVVSGGDGSLSGMYEGDARASEAFFQAFDIGTDRLIREEQSRTTFENARYTKDLLAANRLEHCALVTSAYHMPRSIGLFRSIGVDVIPWPTDYRTTGQVRLGFDFTQPSLNAQLATTAAKEWTGLFAYYLLGRTQTILPNQTVR from the coding sequence ATGTTTCTAGCCTCGAAAATCTTCTGGCTTGTCGCCCAGCCGCTGTCCTTCGCCTTCCTCAGCCTGTTCGCCGGGCTGCTGCTCATGCTGGCCCGGTTCCGCCGGAGTGGCGGCATCTTTGGCTTAATCGGCCTCGCCGTGCTGTTCGTGAGCCTGTTCACGACGACAGGCTCGTATTTCCTACAGATCCTCGAAAACCGCTTCGCCCGCCCCTCGCCGCCGCCTGCCGAGCTCTCCTGCATCATCGTGCTCGGTGGCGCCTTCGAGAACGTGGTGATAGCGAGCCGGGGCGGTATGGAGTTCAATCAGGCGGCAGAGCGCTTCGTCGAGACCCTGAGGCTCGCCCGGGCCTATCCTGCTGCGCGAATCGTCGTTTCGGGCGGCGACGGTTCTCTCAGCGGGATGTACGAGGGCGATGCGCGCGCTTCGGAGGCGTTCTTCCAAGCCTTCGACATAGGCACCGACCGGCTGATCCGCGAGGAGCAATCGCGGACGACCTTCGAGAATGCACGCTATACCAAGGATTTGCTCGCGGCGAACCGGTTGGAACATTGCGCCCTAGTCACCTCGGCCTACCACATGCCGCGCTCCATCGGCCTTTTTCGCTCGATCGGTGTCGACGTCATTCCCTGGCCCACGGATTATCGAACGACCGGCCAAGTGCGACTCGGCTTCGATTTCACCCAACCCTCGCTCAACGCGCAATTGGCGACGACCGCCGCCAAGGAATGGACCGGGCTTTTTGCCTACTATCTCCTCGGCCGGACACAAACGATTCTCCCCAATCAGACAGTCCGTTGA
- a CDS encoding cupin domain-containing protein has product MKQICWITTCLALMLAGSAAIAQDDPLPAGFETQPLIKSSVSRDNEPIVYPTGKPEVISVIGTLAKGGRTPLHEHPVPVYVYVMEGEVELRTEGKEPHRYKAGEAFIETQNLKHQAFNMADTPAKILAVFIGEQGTPTTVAAK; this is encoded by the coding sequence ATGAAACAGATTTGCTGGATCACGACGTGCCTGGCTCTGATGTTGGCCGGTTCGGCAGCGATTGCTCAAGATGATCCGTTGCCCGCGGGATTCGAAACGCAGCCGCTGATCAAATCAAGCGTGAGCCGAGACAACGAGCCGATCGTCTATCCGACCGGAAAGCCTGAGGTGATCTCCGTCATCGGCACGCTCGCAAAAGGCGGCCGTACCCCGCTGCACGAACATCCGGTGCCGGTTTACGTCTATGTTATGGAAGGCGAGGTGGAACTGAGAACCGAGGGCAAGGAACCGCACCGCTACAAGGCTGGAGAGGCGTTCATCGAAACGCAAAACCTCAAGCATCAGGCCTTCAACATGGCCGATACGCCGGCCAAGATCCTCGCGGTCTTCATCGGCGAACAAGGCACCCCGACAACGGTGGCGGCTAAGTGA
- a CDS encoding TIGR02300 family protein, protein MAKPELGTKRIDPETGRKFYDLNRDPIVSPYTGKSYPLSFFEESSVAKVLEKEEEEEVTEVDTENTEVELVSLEDADEEAAGGDELPDLGDDDVEIDGDDDDTFLEADEDDDDDDMSDLIGVSDEDEDV, encoded by the coding sequence GTGGCAAAACCGGAACTCGGAACAAAGCGCATTGACCCGGAAACGGGGCGCAAATTCTACGATCTGAACCGTGATCCGATCGTCTCTCCCTATACGGGCAAGTCCTATCCGCTGTCCTTCTTCGAGGAGAGCTCCGTCGCCAAGGTGCTCGAGAAGGAAGAAGAGGAAGAGGTAACGGAAGTCGATACGGAAAACACGGAAGTCGAACTCGTGTCGCTCGAGGATGCGGACGAGGAGGCAGCCGGCGGCGACGAACTGCCGGACCTCGGCGATGACGATGTCGAGATCGACGGCGACGACGATGATACGTTCCTCGAAGCCGACGAAGATGACGATGACGACGACATGAGCGATCTTATCGGCGTCTCCGACGAGGACGAAGACGTCTAA
- the aroA gene encoding 3-phosphoshikimate 1-carboxyvinyltransferase — translation MSHGLSPRPATARKSSDLKGTIRIPGDKSISHRSFMFGGLAAGETRITGLLEGEDVINTGKAMQAMGAKIRKEGDTWIIDGVGNGALLAPEAPLDFGNAGTGCRLTMGLAGVYDFDSTFVGDASLTKRPMGRVLNPLREMGVQVKSAEGDRLPVTLRGPKTPNPITYRVPMASAQVKSAVLLAGLNTPGITTVIEPVMTRDHTEKMLQGFGANLTVETDVEGVRTIRLQGRGQLTGQVIDVPGDPSSTAFPLVSALIVPGSDITILNVLMNPTRTGLILTLQEMGADIEVRNVRLAGGEDVADLRVRYSELKGVTVPEERAPSMIDEYPVLAVAAAFAEGATVMNGLEELRVKESDRLSAVANGLKLNGVDCDEGEASLVVRGRPGGKGLGNPLGGEVKTHLDHRIAMSFLIMGLASEHPVTVDDSTMIATSFPEFMDLMTGLGARIEQAETKAA, via the coding sequence ATGTCCCATGGCTTGAGCCCACGGCCCGCCACCGCACGCAAGTCTTCCGATCTCAAGGGCACGATCCGTATTCCCGGCGACAAATCCATCTCGCATCGCTCCTTCATGTTCGGCGGCCTTGCCGCGGGCGAGACGCGCATCACCGGGCTGCTCGAAGGCGAAGACGTAATCAATACCGGCAAGGCGATGCAGGCCATGGGCGCGAAGATCCGCAAGGAGGGCGACACCTGGATCATCGACGGTGTCGGCAATGGCGCGCTGCTTGCGCCCGAAGCGCCTCTCGACTTCGGCAATGCCGGCACCGGCTGCCGCCTGACGATGGGCCTCGCCGGGGTCTATGACTTCGATTCGACCTTTGTCGGCGACGCCTCGCTTACCAAGCGGCCGATGGGCCGGGTGCTCAACCCGCTGCGCGAAATGGGCGTCCAGGTGAAATCGGCCGAGGGCGACCGGCTGCCGGTGACGCTGCGCGGTCCGAAGACGCCGAACCCCATCACCTATCGCGTGCCGATGGCCTCTGCCCAGGTGAAATCCGCAGTCCTGCTCGCCGGTTTGAACACGCCCGGCATCACCACGGTCATCGAGCCGGTGATGACGCGCGATCATACCGAAAAGATGCTGCAGGGTTTCGGCGCCAACCTGACGGTCGAGACCGATGTCGAGGGGGTGCGCACCATCCGTCTCCAAGGCCGTGGCCAGTTGACCGGCCAAGTGATCGACGTGCCGGGCGACCCGTCCTCGACCGCCTTCCCGCTCGTATCAGCGCTTATCGTTCCGGGCTCGGACATCACCATCCTGAACGTGCTGATGAACCCGACCCGCACCGGCCTTATCCTGACGCTGCAGGAAATGGGTGCCGATATCGAGGTGCGGAACGTGCGGCTTGCTGGCGGCGAGGACGTCGCCGATCTGCGCGTGCGCTATTCGGAGCTCAAGGGCGTGACCGTGCCGGAAGAGCGCGCCCCGTCGATGATCGACGAATATCCGGTGCTCGCCGTCGCCGCCGCCTTCGCCGAAGGTGCGACCGTCATGAACGGCCTCGAAGAGCTGCGCGTCAAAGAGTCGGACCGACTCTCCGCTGTAGCGAACGGCCTGAAGCTCAACGGCGTCGATTGCGACGAGGGCGAAGCCTCGCTCGTCGTCCGCGGCCGCCCCGGCGGCAAGGGACTCGGCAACCCATTGGGCGGGGAGGTGAAGACCCATCTCGATCACCGCATCGCCATGAGCTTCCTCATCATGGGGCTCGCTTCGGAACATCCGGTGACGGTCGACGATTCGACAATGATCGCGACGAGCTTCCCGGAGTTCATGGATCTGATGACGGGGCTCGGGGCGAGGATCGAGCAGGCGGAGACCAAGGCGGCCTGA
- the cmk gene encoding (d)CMP kinase, with protein sequence MTFVIAIDGPAAAGKGTLSRRIAEEYGFHHLDTGLTYRATAKALLDAGLPLDDEGVAEKMAREVELADLDRSVLSAHAIGEAASKIAVMPAVRRALVEAQRAFSRKGPGTVLDGRDIGTVVCPDAVVKLYVTASPEVRAKRRYEEIIAGGGTADYAAIFEEVKKRDERDMGRADSPLRPAADAHLLDTSEMSIEAAFQAAKTLIDAALKENI encoded by the coding sequence ATGACCTTCGTGATCGCCATCGACGGGCCCGCGGCGGCCGGCAAGGGAACGCTCTCGCGCCGGATTGCCGAGGAATATGGCTTCCACCATCTCGACACCGGCCTCACCTATCGCGCCACTGCCAAGGCGCTGCTCGATGCCGGGCTGCCGCTTGACGATGAAGGGGTCGCCGAAAAGATGGCGCGCGAGGTCGAACTCGCCGATCTCGATCGGTCGGTGCTTTCCGCCCATGCGATCGGTGAGGCGGCGTCGAAGATCGCGGTCATGCCCGCGGTCCGGCGGGCGCTGGTCGAGGCGCAGCGCGCATTTTCGCGCAAGGGACCCGGTACCGTCCTCGATGGCCGCGACATCGGCACCGTCGTCTGCCCGGACGCGGTCGTGAAGCTCTATGTCACGGCCTCGCCTGAGGTCCGGGCGAAGCGGCGCTACGAGGAGATCATTGCCGGCGGTGGCACTGCCGATTACGCCGCGATCTTCGAAGAGGTGAAAAAGCGCGACGAGCGCGACATGGGTCGCGCCGACAGTCCCTTGCGGCCGGCCGCAGACGCGCACTTGCTTGATACGTCCGAAATGAGTATAGAGGCGGCATTCCAGGCGGCGAAGACCCTGATCGATGCGGCCTTGAAAGAGAATATTTAA
- the rpsA gene encoding 30S ribosomal protein S1 translates to MSATNPTRDDFAALLEESFAKTDLAEGYVAKGVITAIEKDVAIVDVGLKVEGRVPLKEFGAKAKDGSLKVGDEVEVYVERIENALGEAVLSREKARREESWQRLEVKFEAGERVEGIIFNQVKGGFTVDLDGAVAFLPRSQVDIRPIRDVTPLMHNPQPFEILKMDKRRGNIVVSRRTVLEESRAEQRSEIVQNLEEGQVVEGVVKNITDYGAFVDLGGIDGLLHVTDMAWRRVNHPSEILNIGQQVKVQIIRINQETHRISLGMKQLESDPWDGIGAKYPVGKKISGTVTNITDYGAFVELEPGIEGLIHISEMSWTKKNVHPGKILSTSQEVDVVVLEVDPTKRRISLGLKQTLENPWQAFAHSHPAGTEVEGEVKNKTEFGLFIGLDGDVDGMVHLSDLDWNRPGEQVIEEYNKGDVVRAVVLDVDVDKERISLGIKQLGKDSVGEAAASGELRKNAVVSAEVIAVNDGGIEVRLVNHEDITAFIRRADLSRDRDEQRPERFSVGQVVDARVTNFSKKDRKIQLSIKALEIAEEKEAVAQFGSSDSGASLGDILGAALKNRQGNE, encoded by the coding sequence ATGTCTGCAACCAATCCCACCCGTGATGATTTCGCCGCGCTTCTGGAAGAGTCCTTCGCCAAAACGGACCTCGCCGAAGGCTATGTCGCCAAGGGCGTCATCACGGCGATCGAAAAGGACGTCGCCATCGTCGACGTCGGTCTGAAGGTCGAAGGCCGCGTTCCGCTGAAGGAATTCGGCGCCAAGGCCAAGGACGGCTCGCTCAAGGTCGGCGACGAAGTCGAGGTCTACGTTGAGCGTATCGAAAACGCGCTCGGCGAAGCCGTTCTTTCGCGCGAGAAGGCTCGCCGCGAAGAAAGCTGGCAGCGCCTGGAAGTGAAGTTCGAAGCCGGCGAACGCGTCGAAGGCATCATCTTCAACCAGGTCAAGGGCGGCTTCACCGTCGATCTCGATGGCGCCGTAGCCTTCCTGCCGCGCTCTCAGGTCGACATCCGTCCGATCCGCGACGTCACTCCGCTGATGCACAACCCGCAGCCCTTCGAAATCCTCAAGATGGACAAGCGCCGCGGCAACATCGTGGTTTCGCGCCGCACGGTTCTCGAAGAGTCCCGCGCCGAGCAGCGTTCTGAAATCGTTCAGAACCTCGAAGAAGGCCAGGTTGTCGAAGGCGTCGTCAAGAACATCACCGATTACGGTGCGTTCGTCGACCTCGGCGGCATCGATGGCCTGCTGCACGTGACCGACATGGCATGGCGCCGCGTCAACCATCCGTCGGAAATCCTGAACATCGGCCAGCAGGTCAAGGTTCAGATCATCCGCATCAACCAGGAAACCCACCGCATCTCGCTCGGCATGAAGCAGCTCGAGTCCGATCCGTGGGATGGCATCGGCGCGAAGTATCCGGTCGGCAAGAAGATCTCCGGTACCGTCACGAACATCACCGACTACGGTGCGTTCGTCGAGCTGGAGCCGGGCATCGAGGGCCTGATCCACATCTCCGAAATGTCCTGGACCAAGAAGAACGTTCATCCCGGCAAGATCCTGTCCACCAGCCAGGAAGTCGACGTGGTCGTCCTCGAAGTCGATCCGACCAAGCGTCGTATCTCCCTCGGCCTCAAGCAGACGCTCGAGAATCCGTGGCAGGCATTTGCGCACAGCCATCCGGCCGGCACCGAAGTCGAAGGCGAAGTCAAGAACAAGACCGAATTCGGCCTGTTCATCGGCCTCGACGGCGACGTCGACGGCATGGTCCATCTCTCCGACCTCGACTGGAACCGTCCGGGCGAGCAGGTCATCGAGGAATACAACAAGGGCGATGTCGTCCGTGCTGTCGTTCTCGATGTGGACGTCGACAAGGAACGCATCTCGCTCGGCATCAAGCAGCTCGGCAAGGATTCGGTCGGTGAAGCTGCCGCTTCCGGTGAACTGCGCAAGAACGCGGTCGTTTCGGCCGAAGTCATCGCAGTCAACGATGGCGGTATCGAAGTGAGGCTCGTCAACCACGAAGACATCACCGCGTTCATCCGCCGTGCCGATCTGTCGCGTGACCGTGACGAACAGCGTCCGGAGCGTTTCTCGGTCGGTCAGGTCGTCGACGCCCGCGTCACCAACTTCTCCAAGAAGGACCGCAAGATCCAGCTGTCGATCAAGGCTCTGGAAATCGCGGAAGAGAAGGAAGCGGTCGCACAGTTCGGTTCGTCCGACTCGGGCGCTTCGCTTGGCGACATCCTGGGCGCCGCTCTGAAGAACCGCCAGGGCAACGAATAA
- a CDS encoding DUF6665 family protein, giving the protein MTFRPPQSLSRFDAAKSGVNVLEYELMSERADALGRHGLKVEKAIAALNGFDREKHEPGVRQRLLDEAADAVWAFLIQREICGLRDSRDAVRRYGIPKEVMARLGIIRKR; this is encoded by the coding sequence ATGACTTTCCGCCCGCCGCAATCGCTGAGCCGCTTCGATGCCGCCAAGAGCGGTGTCAACGTGCTCGAATATGAGCTTATGTCGGAGCGCGCCGATGCGCTGGGCCGGCATGGTCTGAAGGTCGAGAAGGCCATAGCCGCCTTAAACGGTTTCGATCGCGAGAAACACGAGCCGGGTGTCCGCCAGCGCCTCCTGGATGAAGCGGCGGACGCCGTCTGGGCCTTCCTGATCCAGCGTGAAATCTGCGGTCTTAGAGACAGCCGCGACGCGGTTCGCCGTTATGGCATTCCGAAAGAAGTCATGGCCCGCCTCGGAATTATCCGAAAGCGCTGA
- a CDS encoding BA14K family protein: protein MTKFRNFFVSCALVAASMIPPVAPVQAMPRPALDIEVSGPADVQNVRHRGRYGRHYGWGPSFYHPWRPGFYPGLGPGFHAGWGPSYYPGLRPYRRSGFSLFIGSGFGHRSYYPRHYYYGNRYYYGTRFYGPGYYSYRSYHPGYYRPGIIRRGYGAHATWCLSRYRSYDPATNRFLAYGGVYRVCYSPYR, encoded by the coding sequence ATGACGAAGTTCCGGAATTTCTTTGTCAGCTGCGCGTTGGTCGCCGCCTCCATGATCCCTCCTGTCGCGCCTGTTCAGGCCATGCCGCGTCCGGCGCTCGACATAGAGGTCTCGGGGCCTGCAGATGTCCAGAACGTGCGGCATCGCGGACGCTACGGTCGTCACTACGGTTGGGGACCCAGCTTCTATCATCCCTGGCGGCCGGGCTTCTATCCCGGTTTGGGGCCAGGCTTTCATGCCGGCTGGGGACCCAGCTATTATCCTGGCTTGAGGCCCTATCGCCGGTCCGGCTTCAGCCTCTTTATCGGGTCGGGATTCGGCCACCGGAGCTACTATCCGCGCCATTATTATTACGGGAACCGCTATTACTATGGAACCCGTTTCTATGGCCCCGGCTATTACAGCTATCGGTCTTATCACCCCGGCTACTACCGCCCTGGCATTATCCGGCGGGGTTATGGCGCGCATGCCACTTGGTGCCTGTCGCGCTATCGCTCCTACGATCCGGCAACCAACCGCTTCCTGGCCTATGGCGGCGTCTATCGGGTCTGCTATTCGCCTTACCGGTAA
- a CDS encoding adenylate/guanylate cyclase domain-containing protein → MHGPDENKRPGTWTSSLRSLLSLVMVAMLIVVSATLVGLDYRRARSAAIENAEANIGGFVSRLVDRLGVLSGDTSALVSLVASVANSFLVPPPERMNDKVAVLREGILRSPHIDGVYVGYPSGAFFQVVDLESVAWRMALDAPRGASLAVRSMERDGSGKPVSRVIFLNAGGKRMLERRVPPSGFDPRTRPWYRVAVDRTLPASTGPYEMAATGNLGMTIAQAHHGNAKIVIGADVMLDTITDFLSKERLTEGSVSFILDAVGRPIIHSDRAMMNRIMAAKDKGDPISPAQNDPMIERIRLHPPPPGRTSFVDVGDRTYLVIVTPLESELLLSGHRAVVAAPLDELMAAANSTLVQGLAVSGAVVVLAVLSALVLAHLITKSLNQLTASANRLQDLDFTTPIDVPSRVTEISMLNSAMNRARDAIFTFALYVPKELVRKGIESGHFTGRVARRQEVTALFTDIYEFTTISERHSPEEVVAMLSEYFDIFSEVVAAHDGTIIQFLGDSVFAMWNAPVADERHAEHACRCALAVEERLRAFNERQKTRGLPEFRTRFGIHTGTAVVGSVGARERLQYTAMGDTVNVASRLEGMNRDYGTTILASGAVVAQCRDVVTFRPLGSAQAKGRATALEIYEVLAAEPVAEQEAGAQTGTAA, encoded by the coding sequence ATGCACGGCCCTGACGAGAATAAGCGTCCCGGGACCTGGACGAGTTCGCTGCGCTCGCTGCTCAGCCTCGTCATGGTCGCGATGCTCATCGTCGTCTCCGCCACACTGGTCGGGCTCGACTACCGCCGTGCGCGCAGCGCCGCGATCGAGAATGCGGAGGCCAATATAGGCGGCTTCGTCTCCCGCCTCGTCGATCGGCTCGGCGTGCTCTCCGGCGACACATCCGCGCTTGTAAGCCTTGTCGCGTCGGTCGCCAATTCCTTTCTCGTGCCGCCGCCGGAGCGCATGAACGACAAGGTCGCGGTGCTGCGCGAAGGCATCCTCCGATCGCCGCATATCGACGGCGTCTATGTCGGTTATCCGAGCGGCGCGTTCTTTCAGGTCGTCGATCTCGAATCAGTCGCCTGGCGGATGGCACTCGACGCTCCGCGCGGGGCGTCACTTGCCGTGCGCTCGATGGAACGGGACGGGAGCGGCAAGCCGGTCAGCCGTGTGATATTCCTCAACGCCGGCGGAAAGCGAATGCTGGAGCGCCGCGTGCCTCCCTCCGGCTTCGACCCGAGAACGCGCCCCTGGTACCGGGTCGCGGTCGATCGGACCCTTCCCGCGTCGACCGGCCCGTACGAGATGGCGGCCACGGGCAATCTGGGCATGACGATCGCGCAGGCCCACCACGGCAACGCGAAGATCGTTATCGGCGCCGATGTCATGCTGGATACTATCACCGATTTTCTTTCGAAGGAGCGGCTGACGGAGGGGTCCGTCTCCTTTATTCTTGATGCGGTCGGGCGGCCGATCATCCACTCCGATCGCGCCATGATGAACCGCATCATGGCGGCAAAGGACAAGGGCGATCCTATCTCGCCGGCGCAGAACGATCCCATGATCGAACGCATCCGGCTTCATCCGCCGCCGCCGGGCAGAACAAGCTTCGTCGATGTCGGCGACCGGACCTATCTGGTCATCGTCACTCCGCTCGAATCGGAGCTGCTGCTATCAGGACATCGGGCGGTCGTCGCGGCGCCACTCGACGAGCTGATGGCGGCTGCCAACAGCACGCTTGTCCAGGGCCTCGCCGTTTCAGGCGCGGTGGTGGTGCTCGCCGTGCTCTCGGCCCTCGTGCTCGCGCATCTAATCACGAAATCTCTCAATCAGCTCACGGCCAGCGCCAACCGGCTACAGGATCTCGATTTCACCACGCCGATCGACGTGCCCTCGCGTGTAACGGAAATCTCGATGCTCAACAGCGCGATGAACAGGGCCCGCGATGCGATTTTCACCTTCGCGCTCTATGTGCCCAAGGAACTGGTGCGCAAGGGTATCGAATCCGGACATTTCACCGGCCGCGTCGCGCGTCGCCAGGAAGTGACGGCGCTCTTCACCGATATCTACGAGTTCACGACCATCAGCGAACGGCACTCGCCTGAGGAGGTGGTGGCGATGCTTTCGGAGTATTTCGACATCTTCAGCGAGGTGGTTGCCGCCCATGACGGCACCATCATCCAGTTCCTCGGCGACTCCGTCTTTGCCATGTGGAACGCGCCGGTCGCGGACGAACGGCACGCCGAACATGCCTGTCGCTGCGCCCTCGCGGTCGAGGAGAGATTGCGCGCCTTCAACGAGAGACAAAAGACCAGGGGATTGCCGGAATTTCGTACCCGCTTCGGCATCCATACCGGCACCGCGGTCGTCGGCAGTGTCGGCGCGAGAGAGCGCCTGCAATATACCGCCATGGGTGACACGGTGAACGTCGCCTCCAGGCTCGAAGGCATGAACAGGGATTACGGCACGACGATACTCGCGAGCGGCGCCGTAGTCGCCCAATGCCGTGATGTTGTGACATTTCGTCCGCTTGGCTCCGCGCAGGCGAAGGGCCGGGCAACGGCGCTCGAAATCTACGAAGTTCTGGCGGCTGAACCGGTCGCCGAGCAGGAAGCAGGCGCGCAGACGGGAACGGCAGCGTAG
- a CDS encoding hydroxyacid dehydrogenase, translating into MPETNRPLVISAPAPRTLDLIFTAQALRRLRERYRIVEADPENIAGLGAETLAEVGYIVGQPPLDEKTLERMPRLRAILNVESNLINNMPYEVLFQRGIHVLTTGQVFAEPVAEMGLAMALNLARGIVDADIAFREGREIWGGEGNRSARLLSGSEIGIIGFGDLGKALNRVLSGFRAKIRVYDPWLPASLLRDNDVEPASLDTVLTKSDFVFVVAAVTSENEGFLDAKAFAMMRPGAAFILLSRAGVIDFDALVAAVESGHVLAASDVFPEEPLPLDHPVRRLPGFLRSAHRAGALDAAFKRMGEMVLEDMDLMDRDLPPMRCRRAERETVARMRSRPVTVN; encoded by the coding sequence ATGCCCGAGACGAACCGGCCGCTGGTCATCAGCGCACCCGCTCCACGCACGCTTGATCTGATCTTCACCGCACAGGCGCTGCGGCGGCTTCGCGAACGGTACCGCATCGTCGAGGCCGATCCGGAGAACATCGCCGGGCTCGGCGCCGAGACCCTCGCCGAGGTCGGATACATCGTCGGTCAGCCGCCGCTAGACGAAAAAACGCTCGAGCGCATGCCGAGGCTCCGCGCCATTCTCAACGTCGAAAGCAACCTGATCAACAACATGCCCTACGAGGTGCTTTTCCAGCGGGGCATCCATGTGCTGACGACCGGTCAGGTCTTTGCGGAGCCGGTGGCCGAGATGGGGCTTGCCATGGCGTTGAACCTGGCCCGCGGCATCGTCGATGCCGATATCGCTTTCCGCGAGGGGCGCGAGATCTGGGGCGGCGAAGGCAATCGCTCCGCCCGGCTGCTTTCCGGTTCCGAGATCGGCATCATCGGCTTCGGCGACCTCGGCAAGGCACTGAACCGCGTGCTTTCGGGATTTCGCGCGAAGATCCGCGTCTACGATCCCTGGCTGCCGGCTTCGCTTCTTCGCGACAACGATGTCGAGCCGGCATCGCTCGACACGGTACTGACGAAAAGCGATTTCGTCTTCGTCGTCGCCGCGGTGACGAGCGAGAACGAAGGCTTCCTCGACGCCAAAGCCTTCGCGATGATGCGCCCCGGCGCCGCCTTCATTCTATTGAGCCGCGCCGGCGTCATCGATTTCGATGCGCTGGTCGCGGCGGTCGAAAGCGGCCATGTCCTAGCGGCAAGCGATGTTTTTCCGGAGGAGCCGCTGCCGCTCGACCACCCGGTTCGCCGGCTTCCCGGCTTCCTGCGCTCGGCCCACCGTGCCGGCGCCCTCGATGCCGCCTTCAAGAGGATGGGCGAGATGGTGCTCGAGGACATGGACTTGATGGACCGCGACCTGCCGCCGATGCGCTGCAGGCGGGCGGAGCGCGAAACCGTCGCGCGGATGCGGTCGCGGCCGGTTACCGTCAATTGA